The proteins below come from a single Xyrauchen texanus isolate HMW12.3.18 chromosome 3, RBS_HiC_50CHRs, whole genome shotgun sequence genomic window:
- the LOC127629655 gene encoding vesicle-associated membrane protein 5-like: MENGQSRLRQAQEDVEEVKIIMLDNLNKTEERSGKLGELDNRAEQLLQKSKGFSRTATKVKQKKRWENIKYKVIIGVVVVLIIIVSVVVTVILQTQ, from the exons GAGAATGGGCAAAGCCGTCTCCGTCAGGCCCAGGAGGATGTGGAGGAAGTGAAGATTATCATGTTGGACAACCTGAACAAGACTGAAGAGCGATCAGGAAAACTAGGGGAGCTGGATAACAGAGCTGAGCAGCTACTGCAGAAG AGCAAAGGGTTCTCAAGGACCGCGACTAAGGTGAAACAGAAGAAACGTTGGGagaatattaaatataaagtgATAATTGGAGTTGTAGTGGTCCTCATCATAATTGTGTCTGTGGTTGTGACTGTGATATTACAAACGCAATGA